ATCCTCGTTTAGTGGTCGCATGGTAAGTAATATATGACAATGTGGGTTTCCATCATTTTTATCATGTATTGCAATATCGGCACACATACCTACTTTTACAAAATTTTCTTTTACATATTCTCGTACAAGATTTATTTGTTTCTCTCGGTCTAATTCTTTGGGTAAGGCTACTTCAATTTCTCTTGCAAGTTGTGAGTTTTTACTCTTTTCTATTTTTTCAACACTATTCCATAATGTCCCTCTATCTGAAAATTCCTGTGGTGCATTTTGTGGTAAAAGAATTTCTGTATGGGCTATTCCACCTTTTCTTGTAAAGTCATGGACTATACCGTCATATTCGTTTTTTATCTTCTCGCCACTTCGATAGGCGGAAGCTGCTACTGCACTTTTGCCTTTACCTCTTGAAATAATCTTTATGCAAAGATGATATATCGCCATAGTAAAAAACCTCCTTTCCATTTTCTGATATGGTTATGGTGGAGATAGATAGAACTTCCTAAAAAAATCGGATAGCTTTTTATCCGATTTCTTTTGGGAAGTACACAAGGGGTAGGAAATTTATTTCCGTAGGGGAGTGTAGCTCCCCCTGTATCAGCGTTAGCTGATATGCCCTCTGCTAAGAGCCTTCGGAGAACGCACGCACCTGTTAAGGTGTATATGTGCGCCCTTGTAAACAAGGGACTATTCCTCTATGTCCGTTTCTTCCTCTTGGGTTTCGGTGTTTTGATTTTCCGTTTCTTCTCTGCTTTCAATGATTTTTTTAATTTTGATATTAGCTTCTTCTTTACGAATTAGAGATGTGATTAGCTGATAAAATTCATCTTTGGTTAAATTCTTACTTTCTGTAAATATGCTTTCAAAGACTGCTCCTTTTTCATATATCCTTTTATCTC
This window of the Anaerococcus mediterraneensis genome carries:
- a CDS encoding DUF3847 domain-containing protein codes for the protein MKNIEEKILMADEEIRQLQNKRKKLISQQKQEERKKRDKRIYEKGAVFESIFTESKNLTKDEFYQLITSLIRKEEANIKIKKIIESREETENQNTETQEEETDIEE